The Halotia branconii CENA392 region AAACCCTCACAAATGAGGAACGTTACATTACCCCAGAGTTGAAAGAACGAGAAGCCAGGATTCTGACAGCGCGGGATGATCTAAACCGTTTGGAATATGAAATTTTTACGGCTTTGCGTGAAGAAGTCGCACAACAAGCTGATGTGATTCGCAATCTTTCTCGTGCAGTAGCCGCGGCAGATGTTTTGTGTGGTTTGGCTGAATTGGGCGTGCAGCAAGGTTACTGTCGTCCAGAAATGCTGCCAGGACGGACAATAGAAATAGTTGATGGTCGTCATCCGGTGGTGGAACAGTCTTTACCTGCGGGGTTTTTTGTACCAAATTCGACTCAGTTGGGAGAGGAGGAAACGAACCACAGAGGCACAGAGTACACAGAGAAGAATGAGAAGAAATCTGTTTGTGCTGATTTAATTATCCTCACTGGGCCAAATGCTAGTGGTAAAAGTTGTTATTTACGTCAGGTGGGGTTGATTCAGTTAATGGCACAAACTGGAAGTTTTGTACCAGCTAGGTTTGCTAAATTGGCAGTATGCGATCGCATTTTTACTCGTGTTGGTGCTGTTGATGATTTGGCAACTGGTCAATCTACCTTCATGGTGGAAATGAATGAAACAGCAAATATTCTCAATCATGCCACTTCTAGGTCGTTGGTATTGTTAGATGAAATTGGCCGCGGCACAGCAACATTTGACGGACTTTCCATAGCTTGGGCTGTAGCAGAATATCTCGCAGTAGATTTGAGGGCGCGGACAATTTTTGCGACTCACTACCATGAATTGAATGAACTAGCTGGAATGTTGCCGAATGTGGCTAACTATCAAGTAACGGTAAAAGAATTACCCGACCGAATTATCTTTTTGCACCAAGTCCAACCGGGAGGCGCTGATAAATCCTACGGCATTGAAGCGGGAAGATTAGCGGGTTTACCTGGGGTAGTGATTCAACGGGCAAAACAAGTCATGGGACAAATTGAGAAACACAGTAAAATTGCAGTTGGTTTGCAAAATCTGGACTAAGCAACTGTTTTATTGTTGAGAAAGTGCGATCGCATCTTTGCTTGTCGAACAGAGAACAGTTAAGAAGCGCGTAGCTGAAATCATGGCAGAGATTCAAGCAATTTTGGAGCAGTGATTATGCTAGGTTTACTAGAAAAGTTTAGCCGCTTAGAAGAGACCTCTTGCATAAATATCTTTTTGTCTCACGCAAAGACGCAAAGACGCAAAGAAGAAGCCAATAATAAGGACTTTTGCAAGAAGTCTAAGAATTAATGAGTCAGTCAGTCTTAAAAAGTATTGATTCTGACCAAATTTTACTGATGAATGGGATCAGTTGGGATATATATGAAACACTATTACAAGGTTTCAAAAACAATTCTCATTATCGCTGGAAATATTTATAAGGTACTTTAGAAATAATGTCACCTAGCCGTCGTCATGAGTTTAATAAAAAGATTATTGCTTTATTGCTAGAAGCCTATTTTTTAGAAGCAGGGATTGATTTTTATCCTTTAGGCTCAACTACTTTGAGAAAATAAACAGCCGCTAGAGGAATAGAGCCAGCCAAAATACAGGTAGTTCCTACAAATACTTTGGGAAGAAGTCCACCTTGCCCTAAAATTCTACACGGGGAGCCAAACTGATTGCGCCCACTATTCACCGTTAGCTGAGGATTTTTTTGTGGACTTATCCCGTATTCCTGCCCAACCTAAGCCAGGTGTCATCAACGTTTTGATTGAAATTCCCGGCGGGAGTAAAAACAAATACGAGTATGACAAGGATCTGCAAGCTTTCGCCGTAGATCGTGTACTTTATTCTTCGGTACAATATCCGTATGATTATGGTTTTGTGCCTAACACGTTAGCTGAGGATGGCGATCCTTTAGATGGTATGGTCATTATTGACGAGCCAACCTTTCCAGGCTGTGTAATTGCTGCACGACCAATCGGTTTTTTGGAAATGATTGACGGTGGCGATCGCGACGAAAAAATTCTTTGTGTTCCTGACAAAGATCCGCGTTACGCTCAAGTAAAATCTCTCAAAGACCTAGCGCCACACCGTTTAGAAGAAATTGCTGAATTTTTCCGTAGTTATAAAAATTTGGAAAAAAAAGTGACTGAAATTCGTGGTTGGCAAGAAGTTGAGCAGGTTAAAGTCTTAGTAGAAAAGTCTATCAAAGCCTATAAAGCATAATGAGAGAGTGAGGAGTTAGAAGTTATGAGTTACAGATGTTTATTTCTAGCTCTTAACTTCCAACTTCTAAGGTGATTTCTAGCGAATAAAATACCAATGTTGACGAGTTTCGACTTTGCTCAACTCTCGGCTCTTTCGTTGGTTGAGCTAAGTCGAAACCAACGGTTGCGGTAAATTTATTAATGGACTTCACCTAACTACATAACTGTTGATTACCCCAAAACCAAATGCAGCGCACTCTTCTTTTGGCAAAGATTCACAACTGCACCCTCACCGGGGCGAATATTAACTACGTGGGTAGTATCAGTATCGATCAAGTCTTATTAGATAAAGCTGGCATCTTACCTTATGAGCAGGTGCAAGTAGTGAATAATGCTAATGGTGAACGCTTTATTACTTATGCCATCCCGGCTCCAGCTGATTCGGGAGTAATTGAGCTAAATGGAGCTGCGGCACGTCTAGGCATTATGGGCGATCGCTTGATTATAATGGCTTACGGGCAGTTCACTCCGGAAGAGTTAAAAAGTTACTCTCCCACAGTAGTCATTGTGGACGAAAACAACCGACCTTTGGAAGTGCGACACTACGATGACCTGCTCAGTAAGGTCTAATTTCAAAGAAAATGTCAAATTTAGAGCTGTCGGGTTCCCAGAGCTACGTAACAGAAAAGCCGGCTACTCCCTCAAGTAGCTCAGTAGATCATTTTCGAGTGCAATTTTGGGGTGTAAGGGGCTTGATTCCTACACCAAGTAGCATTGCCAACCGCTATGGTGGCAATACTGCTTGTGTAGAAATGCATATAGGCAACAAACACTTGATTTTCGACGGGGGTACTGGTTTACGTATACTAGGTAAAACTTGGCAGCAATTGAAACAACCACTAGAAGCTCATCTATTCTTTACCAATTCCCAATCAAATCGGATTCAAGGTTTTCCCTTTTTTGCACCTGCATTTGTGGCCGAAAATTGTTTTCACATTTATGGAAGCGCCGCCTCTAATAGTGCTTCGATTAAACAATGCTTGTATGACCAGATGCTTCAACCGCACTTTCCTTATCCGTTGCAGGTAATGCAGTCAAAATTGCACTTCTATAATCTCATTCCAGGTCATGAAGTGAAGTTAGATGAGATCACGATTACAACAGCATTGATCAATCAAACTCAGCGCTCAGTTGGCTACCGTGTCACTTGGCAGGATTATAGCGTTGCCTACGTCACAGATTTGCAAAAAAATATTGATGAGATAGATAAAGAGCGCATCTTAGAAATAATTCAAGGTGTGGATTTATTGATTGCTAATGCGACTTACATTCCCCCAACATCTCATAAACATGAATCTGGAGATTTGCACTGGCAAACAGCTGTGAACTTAGCTCAAAGTGCGGGTGTGCAGCGGTTAGTGATCTCTCATCATCACCCAGACGACGAAGATGATTTTCTTGATAAAGTTCAAACTGAAGTGCAATCTGTCTTTCCTAA contains the following coding sequences:
- a CDS encoding inorganic diphosphatase gives rise to the protein MDLSRIPAQPKPGVINVLIEIPGGSKNKYEYDKDLQAFAVDRVLYSSVQYPYDYGFVPNTLAEDGDPLDGMVIIDEPTFPGCVIAARPIGFLEMIDGGDRDEKILCVPDKDPRYAQVKSLKDLAPHRLEEIAEFFRSYKNLEKKVTEIRGWQEVEQVKVLVEKSIKAYKA
- the panD gene encoding aspartate 1-decarboxylase — translated: MQRTLLLAKIHNCTLTGANINYVGSISIDQVLLDKAGILPYEQVQVVNNANGERFITYAIPAPADSGVIELNGAAARLGIMGDRLIIMAYGQFTPEELKSYSPTVVIVDENNRPLEVRHYDDLLSKV
- a CDS encoding MBL fold metallo-hydrolase, encoding MSNLELSGSQSYVTEKPATPSSSSVDHFRVQFWGVRGLIPTPSSIANRYGGNTACVEMHIGNKHLIFDGGTGLRILGKTWQQLKQPLEAHLFFTNSQSNRIQGFPFFAPAFVAENCFHIYGSAASNSASIKQCLYDQMLQPHFPYPLQVMQSKLHFYNLIPGHEVKLDEITITTALINQTQRSVGYRVTWQDYSVAYVTDLQKNIDEIDKERILEIIQGVDLLIANATYIPPTSHKHESGDLHWQTAVNLAQSAGVQRLVISHHHPDDEDDFLDKVQTEVQSVFPKALLASEGLILSVG